In Brevibacterium zhoupengii, the following are encoded in one genomic region:
- a CDS encoding EpsG family protein, with translation MIAIWFGLTTVWVLMLVLSWRVPQLRHWSNALLPLISLILINTIVAALGNYDISDKAIYSTEFQVLSFAPTGEVFYAYDSEGREPAFLLLGWLIGLFTHDPQVYFFVIALLGSIVLALALLWLLRSTWQVTVVYYITFCFGFFTGYSSYLLRQGLSLLFILLALVSICRRARLWQTLVWLAIASLFHWSAIPAALLLLGIRFLPKASTNFLVGVWVVFSLLFLTGLNATLLAPFASGSEELETYTDPENADLYTGGTNRPDFWILGLCVLVMGYVVLKTIDGLPDWYRQLFHAFIILNTYYLALGFVYYSDRVAAYSWSIVPLIVTIPVLCLKGWRQGLASVGLMIAFLGWSQYIGAMDKLLNT, from the coding sequence ATGATCGCCATCTGGTTCGGGCTGACGACTGTCTGGGTTCTCATGCTCGTTCTGAGCTGGAGAGTCCCGCAGCTGCGGCATTGGAGCAATGCGCTGCTTCCGCTGATTTCACTGATCCTGATCAACACCATCGTTGCGGCCTTGGGCAACTACGACATCTCCGACAAAGCGATCTATTCGACGGAATTCCAGGTCCTCAGCTTTGCGCCCACTGGCGAGGTCTTCTATGCCTACGATAGTGAGGGCCGCGAACCTGCCTTCCTCCTGCTGGGCTGGCTCATCGGTCTCTTCACTCATGATCCGCAGGTCTACTTCTTCGTCATCGCCCTGCTCGGTTCGATTGTGCTCGCCCTGGCACTGCTCTGGCTGCTGCGGTCGACATGGCAGGTGACCGTCGTCTACTACATCACCTTCTGTTTCGGATTCTTCACCGGGTATTCGAGCTATCTGCTGCGGCAGGGACTGTCTCTGCTGTTCATCCTGCTCGCTCTCGTCTCGATCTGCCGGCGAGCCCGCCTGTGGCAGACACTCGTGTGGCTGGCCATCGCATCTCTCTTCCACTGGTCGGCTATTCCTGCGGCGCTGCTGCTGCTTGGCATCCGGTTTCTTCCGAAGGCCTCCACAAATTTCCTCGTGGGAGTGTGGGTGGTGTTCTCTCTGCTGTTCCTCACAGGACTCAACGCAACCTTGTTGGCGCCGTTCGCCTCCGGCTCGGAAGAACTCGAAACCTACACCGATCCTGAGAACGCCGATCTGTACACCGGCGGGACGAACAGACCGGACTTCTGGATTCTCGGGCTCTGCGTCCTCGTGATGGGCTATGTCGTGCTGAAGACGATCGATGGCCTGCCGGACTGGTACCGACAGCTGTTCCACGCCTTCATCATCCTCAATACCTACTACCTTGCATTGGGCTTCGTCTACTACAGCGACAGGGTCGCGGCCTATTCCTGGTCGATAGTGCCGCTGATCGTGACGATCCCCGTGCTCTGCCTGAAAGGGTGGAGACAGGGACTGGCAAGTGTCGGGCTCATGATCGCCTTCCTCGGCTGGAGCCAGTACATCGGCGCAATGGACAAGCTGCTCAATACCTGA
- a CDS encoding polysaccharide biosynthesis tyrosine autokinase has translation MNLQQFLYLLRRHTVLLILTVVAGGLGGFGVSTLLQPTYTARTELFVSVPTSGDPYEMRMASDFIKERIQTYVGMVSSESVLEPVVSDLELDTTPEALAGQVEAFSDPETVLITVQAQAEDADGAARLSTAVARSLTERIGMLENPGKTDTAAIDLIEANAAVAPEESDGLPNWVFAPIGALLGLAAGIAIAIVRGTFDSVVRTKDDLAAITSAPLMASVPEDRAIVHESARGGPAIAGIRGESILRLRTNLRFAHVDEESTVLLMTSAQAGEGKTTLSLDLAIASARAGQSVVLVDADLRRPSVASRLGLENAAGLTTALVGGLDLSELLQTWGDDGLSVLTAGEIPPNPAELLETRAMAELVSELAGRFDLVILDGPPLLPVADGLVLSRLASRTLLVAGAGRVKSRAVAESVRALDELGAPIGLVLNRSELSAAEADRNRTYGIQSELPSAALPLASNDGGTKRS, from the coding sequence ATGAATCTCCAGCAATTTCTCTACCTCCTCCGCCGTCATACCGTGTTGCTCATCCTCACCGTCGTAGCCGGCGGGCTGGGTGGATTCGGGGTCTCGACCCTGCTCCAGCCGACGTATACAGCGCGCACCGAACTGTTTGTGTCGGTGCCCACCTCAGGCGATCCCTATGAGATGCGCATGGCTTCGGATTTCATCAAGGAGCGAATCCAGACCTATGTGGGAATGGTCAGCAGCGAATCCGTCCTCGAGCCAGTGGTCTCAGATCTGGAACTCGACACCACTCCGGAAGCACTGGCTGGCCAGGTCGAAGCATTCAGCGATCCCGAGACCGTGCTCATCACCGTCCAGGCTCAGGCCGAGGACGCGGACGGCGCGGCACGGTTATCGACTGCAGTTGCTCGCAGCCTGACGGAGAGGATCGGAATGCTCGAGAACCCGGGAAAGACGGATACGGCTGCCATCGACCTCATCGAGGCGAACGCGGCGGTGGCCCCGGAAGAGTCAGACGGCTTGCCCAACTGGGTCTTCGCACCCATCGGTGCACTGCTCGGTCTGGCGGCAGGCATCGCAATTGCGATTGTGCGTGGAACCTTTGACAGCGTCGTCCGGACGAAGGACGATCTGGCGGCGATCACCTCGGCGCCGTTGATGGCATCGGTCCCAGAAGATCGCGCCATCGTTCACGAGTCTGCCAGGGGCGGACCCGCGATCGCAGGAATCCGCGGTGAGTCGATTCTTCGGCTGCGAACCAATCTTCGCTTCGCCCACGTCGACGAAGAGAGCACCGTCCTGCTCATGACCTCGGCTCAGGCGGGGGAGGGCAAGACCACGCTCAGCCTCGACCTTGCCATCGCGAGCGCTCGCGCGGGGCAGAGCGTCGTCCTCGTCGATGCCGACCTGCGACGACCGAGTGTCGCCTCGCGTTTGGGCTTGGAGAATGCGGCCGGCCTCACGACCGCTCTGGTCGGTGGCCTCGATTTGAGTGAGCTGCTGCAGACCTGGGGTGATGACGGCCTCAGCGTGCTCACGGCCGGAGAGATTCCGCCCAATCCGGCGGAGCTGCTTGAGACCCGTGCAATGGCAGAACTGGTCTCCGAACTGGCAGGCAGGTTCGACCTTGTCATTCTCGACGGCCCACCGCTGCTGCCTGTGGCAGACGGACTCGTCCTCTCCAGACTGGCCAGCAGAACCCTCCTGGTTGCGGGCGCCGGACGGGTGAAGTCCCGCGCCGTCGCAGAATCCGTCAGAGCCCTGGACGAGCTGGGAGCTCCGATCGGTCTCGTGCTCAACAGGTCCGAACTGTCGGCGGCGGAGGCCGACCGAAACCGAACCTACGGAATTCAGTCCGAGCTGCCCAGTGCTGCTCTGCCGCTGGCAAGCAACGACGGCGGCACGAAACGATCATGA
- a CDS encoding lipopolysaccharide biosynthesis protein: protein MHSSRSSFALVTVGNVAVAGAQWYLVWLFAQQSGPIAVGHYSTLIAMMTPVFIATQLGLRNLFVTLQQTVRWRIYLGCRLSTVGLSTLIITGLVIFGPVQIHSALAFPLLMIKVSDSIGDLFYARLQKTERLFAFGLILLGVAAVSAITVTAVILSTGSVVTALWSAAVVSAAGTAVTIWVASAKPPETPGAIESRTSVREEIRALISAGVPMSLMQGVYSLLSYVPLAVVAWFGSPSDVGRYASAAYLVVFANLVGASIETVVLPAFRTIHDGEGAVVLRRRVKRLCGIALTSLVPFVVLALFIGPWLLSTIYGADFVLSREAVLFLALAALCTLPTYLASANLLVLNRYWATFFVGAAAIGTVLAGGGIAGMAGMSAVEAGCLAVFIGSLTRLLGEFYCSRPRHESSPVTL, encoded by the coding sequence GTGCACAGCTCCCGATCCTCGTTTGCATTGGTCACTGTGGGCAATGTCGCTGTTGCCGGCGCCCAGTGGTATCTGGTGTGGCTGTTCGCTCAGCAGAGCGGACCGATCGCCGTCGGCCACTACTCCACGCTGATTGCGATGATGACACCTGTATTCATCGCCACGCAGCTCGGTCTGCGCAATCTCTTCGTCACCCTGCAGCAGACCGTGCGCTGGCGCATCTATCTCGGATGCCGCTTGTCCACCGTGGGCCTGTCCACCCTCATCATCACCGGGCTGGTCATCTTCGGGCCCGTTCAGATCCACTCTGCTCTCGCTTTTCCACTGCTCATGATCAAGGTCAGCGATTCGATCGGTGATCTGTTCTATGCCCGATTGCAGAAGACTGAGCGTCTCTTCGCCTTCGGACTCATCCTCCTCGGCGTGGCCGCGGTCAGCGCAATCACGGTCACCGCGGTGATCCTCTCAACCGGTTCAGTCGTCACCGCACTGTGGTCGGCTGCCGTGGTGTCTGCTGCGGGCACAGCAGTCACCATCTGGGTGGCCTCGGCCAAACCGCCCGAAACGCCCGGGGCAATAGAGTCACGGACCTCGGTGCGCGAGGAGATCCGTGCACTCATTTCGGCAGGAGTCCCGATGTCCCTGATGCAGGGTGTCTACTCCCTGCTGTCCTATGTGCCGCTTGCCGTAGTCGCCTGGTTCGGATCACCCAGCGACGTCGGACGCTACGCTTCGGCCGCCTACCTCGTCGTCTTCGCCAATCTGGTGGGCGCGTCGATCGAGACGGTCGTCCTTCCTGCCTTTCGCACCATCCACGACGGCGAAGGGGCCGTGGTGCTGCGGCGCAGAGTGAAACGGCTGTGCGGGATCGCTCTGACCAGTCTTGTCCCCTTTGTCGTGCTCGCGCTGTTCATCGGACCGTGGCTGCTGTCGACCATCTACGGTGCCGACTTCGTCCTCTCCCGAGAAGCCGTGCTCTTCCTTGCCCTGGCTGCACTCTGCACACTGCCGACCTATCTGGCATCGGCGAACCTGCTTGTCCTCAACCGCTATTGGGCCACCTTCTTCGTCGGCGCAGCCGCGATCGGCACTGTTCTCGCAGGCGGTGGGATCGCCGGCATGGCCGGAATGTCCGCCGTGGAAGCAGGATGCCTCGCGGTGTTCATCGGCTCGCTGACACGGCTGCTGGGCGAGTTCTACTGTTCCCGACCCAGGCATGAGTCATCGCCGGTTACTCTGTGA
- a CDS encoding arsenate reductase/protein-tyrosine-phosphatase family protein, whose amino-acid sequence MTARSESPTALFRILVVCTGNLFRSPLAAGLLQQGFDEVAPGRFALDSAGTEGVVGAGATEDVQSLAADWGFDLSEFRAKRLQPAHVTNADLVIGMERWHRSQVVTLEPRALRRTFTLREFARIIHSLSTPEDSTTRQRWENLVALAQRSRMPAPGGPDFDDVVDPHDDWDLLNPVMSDQLLPSVYEMVDWEYRNSGLGRA is encoded by the coding sequence GTGACGGCCAGGAGTGAGTCACCGACCGCTCTTTTCAGAATCCTTGTCGTCTGCACCGGAAATCTCTTTCGTTCGCCGCTGGCCGCTGGACTGCTCCAACAGGGGTTCGACGAAGTCGCCCCCGGTCGATTCGCCCTCGACAGCGCGGGCACTGAAGGCGTGGTCGGGGCCGGGGCAACCGAGGATGTGCAGTCCTTGGCGGCAGACTGGGGTTTCGACCTCAGCGAGTTTCGCGCCAAGCGTCTGCAGCCTGCGCATGTCACGAACGCTGATCTGGTGATCGGTATGGAGCGGTGGCACCGGAGCCAGGTGGTGACTCTTGAACCGCGCGCGCTCAGACGAACCTTCACACTGCGGGAGTTCGCACGCATCATCCATTCCCTCTCGACGCCCGAAGACTCCACGACTCGACAGCGCTGGGAGAACCTGGTCGCTTTGGCACAGCGTTCCCGCATGCCGGCTCCCGGTGGACCGGACTTCGACGATGTTGTCGATCCGCACGATGACTGGGATCTGCTCAACCCGGTGATGTCCGACCAGTTGCTCCCGAGTGTGTACGAGATGGTCGATTGGGAGTACCGGAACAGCGGCCTCGGCCGAGCCTGA
- a CDS encoding polysaccharide biosynthesis tyrosine autokinase, producing MSIIDFMRIVRKNIVLLIVMIAAGGLGGVGVYLLLPDEYTSETELFVSTVEAANPDQKQIASAFVQERLRTYVDLADSRLVLEPVIRDLDLKISPEKLAEYVSASSDHGTVLLTVSATAATPGGAARVSEAVADSLTTTITDLESRHGKAQSGIRLAVANDASVPSTASGPALWLCAAIGILLGAALGIAIALFRSALDFKIRDITSIREVTAAPILASVPVRNESSAHPEPTASYQDSPFAEAIRRLRANLRFARVEDLNNVIEVTSSVPSEGKTSTSVNLAISLAQSGQRVVLVDVDLRQPAVADRLGLENSAGLTTALLGTADVHDLLQPWGQDELYVLTAGDKVSNPLELIDSRSMSKLMTVLRNDFDTVILDCPPVLPVADGLLLAKMAGRIVHVIAVNETSRNELEEALNDLSVVDTPLSLVVNKVPLGHTDLTGYTKTYSARQSVASLPPGSRHSTTNSGEDSPLTEGTEPVGWLSGELGAEQSTRTPRVWPGSRTRRRAQRTEGSGGLTVTSDRAAGEFDQPGTGTADAARRIGAGERTAEQ from the coding sequence ATGAGCATCATCGATTTTATGCGGATTGTGCGCAAGAACATCGTTCTGCTGATCGTGATGATTGCAGCAGGCGGTCTTGGCGGTGTCGGTGTCTATCTCCTGCTCCCCGACGAGTACACCTCGGAGACCGAGCTGTTTGTGTCCACGGTCGAAGCAGCGAACCCGGACCAGAAGCAGATCGCGTCTGCCTTCGTCCAGGAACGGCTGCGAACCTATGTTGATCTCGCTGATTCCCGACTTGTGCTCGAACCCGTCATTCGCGATCTGGATCTGAAGATCAGTCCCGAGAAACTGGCTGAATACGTGTCGGCCTCATCCGATCACGGGACCGTGCTGCTCACCGTCAGCGCGACTGCCGCAACACCTGGAGGAGCCGCTCGAGTTTCGGAGGCGGTGGCAGACAGCCTCACCACGACGATCACCGACCTTGAATCCCGCCACGGGAAGGCACAATCAGGTATCCGTCTGGCCGTGGCCAACGATGCGAGTGTCCCATCGACGGCGAGCGGACCGGCGCTGTGGCTCTGCGCAGCAATCGGAATCCTCCTGGGGGCGGCACTCGGCATCGCAATTGCGCTGTTCCGCTCCGCACTTGACTTCAAAATCCGCGATATCACAAGTATCCGCGAGGTGACTGCTGCGCCGATCCTCGCCTCGGTGCCGGTGCGCAACGAATCCTCAGCGCATCCGGAGCCGACAGCGAGCTATCAGGATTCTCCCTTTGCAGAGGCAATTCGGCGCCTGCGAGCCAACCTGCGATTTGCTCGAGTCGAAGACTTGAACAACGTCATCGAAGTCACCTCATCGGTGCCCTCCGAAGGGAAGACTTCAACCAGTGTGAATCTGGCGATCTCGCTGGCGCAATCCGGGCAGCGAGTGGTGCTGGTTGATGTCGACCTCCGCCAGCCTGCCGTGGCCGACAGGCTCGGCCTTGAGAACTCAGCAGGGTTGACGACCGCGCTGCTGGGAACCGCGGATGTCCACGATCTGCTGCAGCCATGGGGACAAGACGAGCTCTATGTGCTGACCGCCGGCGACAAGGTGTCCAACCCATTGGAACTCATTGACTCGAGGTCGATGTCCAAACTCATGACCGTCCTGCGCAATGATTTCGACACCGTCATCCTCGACTGCCCACCAGTTCTTCCTGTCGCGGACGGTCTGCTGTTGGCCAAGATGGCTGGTCGGATAGTCCACGTCATCGCGGTGAATGAGACCTCGCGCAACGAGCTGGAAGAAGCACTGAACGATCTGTCCGTGGTCGACACTCCGCTCAGCCTCGTCGTCAACAAGGTCCCTCTGGGGCATACCGACCTGACTGGATATACGAAGACCTACTCGGCGCGGCAGTCGGTTGCCAGCCTGCCGCCCGGGTCCCGTCACTCCACGACGAACAGCGGCGAAGATTCGCCTCTCACCGAAGGCACGGAACCGGTCGGATGGTTGTCGGGAGAGCTCGGTGCCGAGCAGTCCACGCGCACACCTCGAGTCTGGCCCGGAAGCCGGACTCGGCGGAGAGCACAGCGCACCGAGGGGTCCGGAGGCCTGACCGTAACCTCCGATCGAGCCGCTGGAGAATTCGATCAGCCGGGCACGGGAACAGCCGATGCCGCCAGGAGAATCGGGGCTGGAGAGCGGACTGCAGAGCAGTGA
- a CDS encoding arsenate reductase/protein-tyrosine-phosphatase family protein: MTNASVNGDWAVMPTGFRILVVGLNNICRSPLAARMLQHELDTEAPGEFSVRSAGTHVTPGRPAAVEVLRLASRRGIRLHGFVVSQLDEAMISEADLILVMDRALRRQVVKVSPRALRTTFTLREFARILPTVRPEQLATPTGRWQSLVALAPRYRTPPPGGADDDDVIDPHNRPARAYERMNTQIVSAIDVIREWEVRGCAPDHSH; the protein is encoded by the coding sequence ATGACGAACGCCTCTGTCAACGGAGACTGGGCAGTGATGCCCACAGGATTTCGGATACTCGTCGTGGGCCTGAACAACATCTGCCGTTCCCCACTGGCGGCACGGATGCTGCAGCACGAGCTCGATACCGAGGCGCCAGGTGAGTTCAGCGTGCGCAGCGCAGGAACCCACGTCACACCTGGGCGGCCAGCTGCCGTGGAAGTCTTGAGATTGGCATCGCGCCGAGGGATTCGTCTGCACGGATTCGTCGTCAGTCAGCTTGATGAGGCAATGATCTCCGAAGCCGATCTCATCTTGGTCATGGACAGAGCACTCAGACGCCAGGTCGTGAAGGTGAGTCCGCGGGCACTGCGGACCACGTTCACCCTGCGCGAGTTCGCACGCATCCTTCCCACTGTGCGCCCCGAACAGCTGGCGACGCCGACTGGACGGTGGCAGTCCCTCGTCGCTTTGGCCCCCCGCTATCGGACTCCTCCACCTGGGGGTGCAGACGATGATGATGTCATCGATCCGCACAACCGCCCCGCACGAGCATACGAACGGATGAATACTCAGATCGTGTCCGCGATCGACGTGATTCGCGAATGGGAAGTGCGGGGATGTGCCCCCGACCACAGTCACTGA
- a CDS encoding sugar transferase, protein MIGYHVIKRLLDILGALVALLVLAPVIAVVGVLVLLFLGAPMFFTQERVTQGERVFRLWKFRSMLNADPERGLVSDGQRMTRFGRVLRSSSLDELPSLWNVLRGDMSLIGPRPLPTRYLPHYSDQQRRRHQVRGGLSGMAQVSGRNRVRWDDRFDLDVEYVDTLSFALDLRILLRTVTIVLRADGISQDGEVTAENFGGTLKSDLLVFEQRTRTEAITTWAVNGTAGQTIGSCEMSVVNAKTLFIRFDDWSEAAPEIEMRREIVRLLTNRARATEAEFAVCAPLADSVDRSILAEIGFYEITAPDEQLKFGHRQSADRILAACRLWPDETVRAETYGAAGRGNTAMQSLPKADASQ, encoded by the coding sequence ATGATCGGATATCACGTCATCAAGAGACTGTTGGACATCCTCGGTGCACTGGTGGCCCTGCTGGTACTGGCACCGGTTATCGCCGTCGTCGGAGTCCTGGTCCTTCTGTTCCTCGGTGCACCGATGTTCTTCACCCAGGAGCGCGTGACTCAGGGCGAACGGGTCTTTAGGCTGTGGAAGTTTCGCAGCATGCTCAACGCAGATCCCGAGCGAGGCCTTGTCTCCGATGGGCAGAGGATGACTCGCTTCGGTCGGGTGCTGCGCTCGAGCAGCTTGGACGAGCTGCCCAGTCTGTGGAATGTGCTGCGTGGAGACATGAGCCTGATCGGTCCGCGACCGCTGCCCACCCGCTATCTGCCTCACTACTCGGACCAACAGCGGCGTCGACATCAGGTGCGTGGAGGACTGAGCGGCATGGCTCAGGTCAGCGGCCGCAATCGTGTGCGCTGGGATGACAGATTCGACCTGGACGTCGAATACGTGGATACCTTGAGCTTCGCTCTTGACCTGCGCATACTCCTGCGCACGGTGACCATTGTCCTGCGCGCCGATGGCATCAGCCAGGACGGTGAGGTGACCGCGGAGAATTTCGGCGGCACCTTGAAATCGGACCTGCTGGTGTTCGAACAGCGCACTCGGACCGAGGCCATCACGACGTGGGCTGTGAACGGCACAGCAGGACAGACGATCGGATCCTGTGAGATGTCGGTCGTGAACGCTAAGACTCTGTTCATCCGCTTCGACGACTGGTCGGAGGCGGCACCGGAGATCGAGATGCGGCGAGAGATCGTCCGACTCCTGACCAACCGGGCGCGGGCCACCGAGGCAGAATTCGCAGTGTGCGCTCCGCTTGCAGACAGCGTGGATCGTTCGATTCTGGCCGAAATTGGGTTCTACGAGATCACCGCCCCTGACGAACAGTTGAAATTCGGACACCGTCAATCAGCCGACCGGATTCTTGCCGCCTGCAGACTATGGCCAGATGAGACTGTCCGTGCCGAAACGTATGGGGCCGCGGGCCGAGGCAATACGGCGATGCAGAGTCTGCCGAAGGCGGACGCAAGCCAATGA
- a CDS encoding helix-turn-helix transcriptional regulator, with protein MHALIRRAELDQLRNLLDRHSAAAVISSPGLGGDEMLMALENESTVPVIRVPNGQTEFVRAYAGLEIVLASLRTLRLTGFDSADLESRLRAEKSDSLDSVPAIADDMTRLVGSLEPEQSALVIVPGADDMDHSSQVILGHMLRRMAGKRLKFAVSTGALSPNSPLAGVPAVELRQLSESRMRELADDLTGGRIAAGVADAAVRTASGRPSALLQLLERLPSNQLEGSQALDLPLRLGPNAEKMVSAQKIGLGTSADELLGLMSLAPLSPRPALLGASREAQEWFSELEARGTVEKDGLYCRISEELTRASRHRAMSIDERLAGHSLLAQRCEGSYPELHHWHRSFIDAADETPLQLLTDASELVRLGMEWAGIEFAERALALCMDPGAVSAQLNALAACLINRGRIDFALRYLDHAVRSTDARVIVRARTLRVWAEFLVHQSVPLRLRNQWSRSEAAAAPTEVAHLQLVIALCHVLRRENAEAQGLLSTANGLSAHFDDRSRRLHRSLDVLLECGRGRDSRAVEDFRALDTVEDSDPVGLLLLSMGLMVAENYDSALATLDCLDACDVRGTIWETHSQVVRAEIAIRRGDTGLAIALIDRCAPTAGSNGEIRLDRLLLLQCWSLLAQGRASDAEKVEAAVTAHATASQNLSLLAELNAIQGNYLLRMGLPAEAVRHLHRCEELALSELNPNVIRYEPDLIEALLATGRREHAGMLVRVFHGRVERVPSRWAEIALERSRIIMLPEAAGLEAMGRLLGSWRPDDSQFDKGVTLLVMANRLAECGAHSGATERARLAVAIFREVGSDHLAHTASPERTQARAEPAHNSLLDQLSADERTVVELVRQGLKNREIAPRIFVSLRTVELRLTSVYRKLDVTSRTGLIARLANGAGLPVA; from the coding sequence ATGCACGCGCTGATCCGCCGCGCCGAGCTTGACCAGCTGCGCAACCTCCTAGATCGTCACAGTGCGGCAGCCGTCATCAGCTCGCCGGGACTGGGCGGTGATGAGATGCTCATGGCGTTGGAGAATGAGTCGACCGTCCCCGTCATCCGAGTTCCCAACGGCCAGACCGAGTTTGTTCGGGCCTATGCAGGTTTGGAGATCGTACTGGCCTCCCTGCGCACTCTCAGACTCACAGGCTTCGATTCCGCAGACCTCGAGAGCAGGTTGCGTGCAGAGAAGTCTGACTCCCTGGATTCGGTTCCGGCAATCGCGGATGACATGACCCGACTGGTCGGCAGTCTGGAACCGGAGCAGAGCGCGCTGGTCATAGTGCCGGGAGCCGATGACATGGATCATTCCTCGCAGGTCATTCTCGGTCACATGCTGCGACGCATGGCAGGCAAACGGCTGAAGTTCGCGGTATCGACGGGCGCACTGTCTCCGAACAGTCCGCTGGCCGGAGTCCCCGCAGTAGAGCTGCGGCAGCTGAGCGAAAGTCGAATGCGTGAACTGGCTGATGACCTGACGGGCGGACGCATTGCCGCGGGAGTGGCCGACGCAGCTGTGCGCACAGCCTCAGGACGACCCTCGGCACTGCTTCAGCTGCTCGAACGTCTGCCGTCGAATCAACTGGAAGGGTCGCAGGCCCTGGACCTGCCGCTGCGCTTGGGCCCGAACGCGGAGAAGATGGTCTCGGCGCAGAAGATCGGACTCGGCACCTCCGCTGATGAGCTGTTGGGGCTCATGTCCTTGGCCCCCTTGTCCCCGCGGCCCGCATTGCTTGGGGCCTCTCGTGAGGCACAGGAATGGTTCTCGGAGCTGGAAGCCCGGGGCACCGTCGAGAAGGACGGCTTGTACTGCCGCATCTCGGAGGAACTGACCCGGGCCAGCAGGCATCGAGCCATGAGTATCGATGAGCGTCTGGCCGGTCACTCGCTGCTCGCGCAGCGTTGCGAGGGATCCTACCCCGAGCTTCACCACTGGCACCGGTCCTTCATCGATGCCGCGGATGAGACGCCACTCCAACTGCTCACGGACGCCAGTGAGCTGGTTCGGTTGGGAATGGAGTGGGCCGGCATCGAATTCGCCGAACGCGCCCTTGCCCTCTGCATGGACCCGGGGGCGGTTTCCGCGCAGCTGAATGCTCTGGCTGCTTGCCTGATCAACCGCGGTCGCATCGATTTCGCTCTGCGCTACCTCGACCACGCAGTTCGCAGCACCGACGCGAGAGTCATCGTCCGAGCACGCACGCTGAGAGTGTGGGCTGAATTCCTTGTCCACCAGAGCGTCCCACTGCGCCTGCGCAACCAGTGGAGTCGCAGCGAAGCGGCGGCTGCGCCGACTGAAGTAGCGCATCTGCAGCTGGTCATCGCACTGTGCCATGTGCTGAGGAGAGAAAATGCTGAAGCGCAGGGGCTGCTGAGTACCGCAAACGGACTCAGCGCTCACTTCGACGACCGATCAAGGCGACTGCACCGATCTCTGGACGTCCTGCTCGAATGCGGACGAGGGCGTGACAGCCGCGCTGTGGAGGATTTCCGGGCACTCGACACTGTCGAGGATTCAGACCCCGTCGGTCTGCTCCTGCTGTCCATGGGCCTGATGGTCGCCGAGAACTACGACTCGGCTCTTGCCACTCTGGACTGTTTGGACGCGTGCGACGTTCGGGGAACCATCTGGGAAACGCACTCGCAGGTTGTACGCGCCGAGATCGCAATTCGACGAGGAGATACCGGTCTGGCCATTGCACTCATCGACAGATGCGCGCCCACTGCTGGGTCCAATGGGGAGATCCGACTGGACCGTCTTCTGCTGCTGCAGTGCTGGAGCCTCCTGGCACAGGGACGTGCCAGTGATGCGGAGAAGGTCGAAGCAGCAGTGACTGCGCATGCCACGGCCTCTCAGAATCTCAGCCTTCTGGCTGAGCTCAACGCAATCCAAGGCAATTATCTGCTGCGCATGGGTCTTCCCGCCGAGGCGGTGCGCCATCTGCATCGCTGCGAAGAGCTGGCTCTGAGTGAACTCAACCCGAACGTCATCCGCTACGAACCGGATCTCATCGAGGCCCTGCTCGCCACAGGGCGACGAGAACACGCGGGAATGCTCGTCCGTGTCTTCCACGGCAGAGTCGAGAGGGTGCCATCTCGTTGGGCGGAAATCGCCCTGGAACGCTCGCGCATCATCATGCTCCCCGAGGCTGCGGGCCTGGAAGCCATGGGACGGCTGCTCGGTTCGTGGCGGCCCGATGACTCCCAATTCGACAAGGGAGTGACGCTCCTGGTGATGGCCAACCGTCTTGCCGAATGCGGTGCTCACAGCGGTGCCACCGAACGAGCACGCCTGGCGGTGGCGATCTTCCGTGAAGTCGGCTCGGACCATTTGGCCCACACCGCCAGCCCCGAGCGCACACAGGCTCGAGCGGAACCGGCGCACAACAGTCTGCTTGACCAGCTGAGCGCAGATGAACGAACCGTCGTTGAGCTGGTTCGACAAGGTCTGAAGAACAGGGAGATCGCACCGCGGATATTCGTCTCCCTGCGCACAGTGGAGCTGCGACTGACATCTGTGTACCGAAAACTCGACGTCACCTCGCGGACCGGACTCATCGCTCGATTGGCGAATGGCGCGGGGCTCCCTGTGGCCTGA